A DNA window from Chryseobacterium sp. MEBOG06 contains the following coding sequences:
- a CDS encoding NHLP leader peptide family RiPP precursor: MEFTQDEKIYAEIVQKVWDDAEFKKELLADPISAIEKLTGKKLNLPEGKTLVVRDQTDESTIYINIPAKVQIDAELNEEQLEAVSGGIMWPTSTGLPPWIVPTLPIEY; this comes from the coding sequence ATGGAGTTTACACAGGACGAAAAAATATACGCAGAAATCGTACAAAAAGTATGGGATGATGCTGAGTTTAAAAAAGAATTACTAGCAGATCCTATTTCTGCTATTGAGAAGCTGACAGGTAAAAAACTAAACTTACCGGAAGGGAAAACTTTAGTAGTAAGAGATCAGACCGACGAATCTACTATATATATCAATATCCCTGCAAAAGTACAGATAGACGCTGAACTGAATGAAGAGCAGTTAGAGGCTGTTTCAGGAGGTATCATGTGGCCAACTAGTACGGGGCTTCCACCATGGATAGTACCAACTTTACCTATAGAGTACTAG
- a CDS encoding NHLP leader peptide family RiPP precursor codes for MEFTQEEKVYVEIVQKAWDDAEFKKELIANPVATIEKFIGKKLNLPEGKTLVVRDQSDGSSVYINIPAKVEVDAELNEEQLEAVAGGVWIGPDGGGCIPTFPPKPLSPGPFLTALS; via the coding sequence ATGGAATTTACACAAGAAGAAAAAGTGTACGTAGAAATCGTGCAAAAAGCATGGGATGATGCTGAATTTAAAAAAGAATTAATAGCAAATCCCGTTGCAACTATTGAAAAATTTATAGGAAAAAAGCTAAACTTACCTGAAGGAAAAACATTAGTGGTAAGAGATCAGTCCGACGGATCTTCTGTATATATCAATATTCCTGCAAAAGTAGAGGTAGATGCTGAATTGAACGAAGAGCAGCTGGAAGCGGTAGCCGGAGGTGTTTGGATTGGTCCAGACGGCGGAGGTTGCATACCTACTTTTCCTCCTAAACCATTGTCTCCTGGCCCATTCTTAACAGCATTATCATAA
- a CDS encoding NHLP leader peptide family RiPP precursor — MEFTQEQQMYAEIVQKAWNDAEFKKELMANPVAVIEEFTGKKVSLPEGKTIVVRDQSDESTMYINIPAKVQIDAELNEEQLEAVAGGVWDPTGTGGGCTGVFPFPGFPPILTTL, encoded by the coding sequence ATGGAATTTACACAAGAACAACAAATGTACGCAGAAATCGTACAGAAAGCATGGAATGATGCTGAGTTTAAAAAAGAACTAATGGCTAATCCCGTAGCTGTTATTGAAGAATTTACAGGAAAAAAAGTTAGCCTTCCTGAAGGAAAGACTATCGTAGTGAGAGATCAGTCTGATGAATCTACTATGTATATCAACATTCCTGCAAAAGTACAGATAGATGCAGAATTGAATGAAGAGCAGTTAGAAGCTGTTGCTGGAGGTGTTTGGGATCCTACAGGAACAGGAGGTGGTTGTACAGGAGTATTTCCATTTCCTGGATTCCCTCCAATTTTAACAACATTGTAA
- a CDS encoding NHLP leader peptide family RiPP precursor, with amino-acid sequence MEFTQEQKLYAEIIQKVWDDVEFKKELMANPVETIEKLTGKKLNLPEGKTLVVRDQTDDSNVYINIPARPKMDMELNEDQLEMVAGGGTVKDVVSGVLDFLSYMSTPPILR; translated from the coding sequence ATGGAATTTACACAAGAACAAAAATTATACGCAGAGATCATTCAAAAAGTATGGGATGATGTTGAGTTTAAAAAAGAGCTAATGGCCAATCCCGTAGAAACTATCGAAAAACTGACAGGTAAAAAGTTGAATTTACCAGAAGGTAAAACTTTGGTAGTAAGAGATCAGACTGATGATTCAAATGTCTACATCAACATTCCTGCAAGGCCAAAAATGGATATGGAACTAAATGAGGATCAACTAGAGATGGTCGCAGGAGGAGGTACTGTTAAAGATGTTGTTTCCGGTGTTCTAGATTTTTTAAGCTATATGAGTACTCCTCCAATTCTTCGTTAA
- a CDS encoding NHLP leader peptide family RiPP precursor: MEDKKEQIIQTVISKAWEDVDFRKDLLANPVAAIERLTGVEVILPEGKELIIVDQTDKSKVYVNIPAEPEMDNIELTEDQLEAIAGGGQMIWKDLADAMFPALKDCIKI; this comes from the coding sequence ATGGAAGACAAAAAAGAACAAATTATACAAACGGTTATTTCTAAGGCATGGGAAGATGTGGATTTTAGAAAAGATTTACTGGCAAACCCTGTAGCTGCTATAGAAAGATTAACGGGAGTAGAGGTGATTTTGCCGGAAGGGAAAGAGTTGATAATTGTTGACCAGACGGATAAATCTAAAGTATATGTAAATATCCCTGCAGAACCGGAAATGGATAATATAGAACTTACGGAAGATCAACTGGAAGCTATAGCAGGAGGAGGACAAATGATATGGAAAGATCTGGCAGACGCAATGTTTCCCGCATTAAAAGATTGCATAAAAATTTAA
- a CDS encoding adenylate/guanylate cyclase domain-containing protein has product MGSKSTADSLLNIGIKQQESGNFAESVLYFNKSLVSYYEHKDFKKAGDCYSYLAISYSLQGNYIQSLSYFEKSISEYKKVRYKLGISSVTNNMGGTYYYLGKFSQALSCYQKVLEIQTEIKDPKTIAITTQNIGGIYSKLEDYTSALKYYRKAYNVYTKLNDVKAIAQNLNSTGSIQVKLKDFDLAYENLSKALQVANEQNDKQIKIEVLNNLGTLFYEQSDYSKALGYFNNTLQLAKEMNSQQYIGDSQIAIGNIYAGQGKNKEAVKKCSEGFTIAQKIGSLSLKKDACDCLYHSYKTLGDDKKALTYYEKSNIFEDSLNSKETSNRMMNMEFQKQQLTDSIAYVKKEHTIQIKHKEEVQKKEKQRNAIIISLGFILVLAGGLWNRLNFVKKSREALRIEKDRSEELLLNILPEEIAEELKQKGSVNARDFNLVSILFTDFKSFTQTAEKMSPQSLVEEINVCFKAFDLISEKYKIEKIKTIGDSYMAAGGIPKPDQNSLKNIVLAGLEMQDFMAERKNENMQTNRPAFEMRLGIHAGPIVAGIVGVKKFQYDVWGDTVNTASRIESNGMVGKVNISESLYLLIKNEDCFSFEYRGNIQAKGKGELKMYFVEANL; this is encoded by the coding sequence ATGGGTTCTAAAAGCACTGCAGACAGCCTGCTGAATATTGGTATAAAGCAGCAGGAGTCGGGAAATTTTGCAGAATCTGTGCTGTACTTTAATAAAAGCTTAGTAAGCTATTATGAACATAAAGATTTTAAAAAAGCAGGAGACTGCTATAGCTATCTGGCTATTTCTTACTCTCTTCAGGGAAACTATATTCAATCTCTTTCTTATTTTGAAAAAAGTATTTCTGAATACAAAAAGGTGAGATACAAATTAGGAATCTCATCAGTAACCAACAATATGGGGGGAACCTACTACTATTTAGGTAAATTTTCTCAGGCTCTCAGCTGTTATCAAAAAGTTTTAGAAATTCAAACAGAAATTAAGGATCCTAAAACGATCGCTATAACCACTCAAAATATCGGTGGGATCTATTCTAAGCTGGAAGATTATACAAGTGCCTTAAAGTATTATAGAAAAGCATACAATGTATATACAAAGCTGAATGATGTAAAGGCAATCGCTCAGAATTTAAATTCTACAGGATCTATTCAGGTAAAGCTGAAGGATTTTGATCTTGCCTATGAAAATCTGAGCAAAGCGCTTCAGGTTGCTAATGAACAGAATGATAAGCAGATTAAAATTGAAGTCCTGAATAACTTAGGAACGCTGTTTTATGAACAATCAGATTATTCTAAGGCCTTAGGATATTTTAATAATACATTGCAGCTCGCAAAAGAAATGAATAGCCAGCAGTACATTGGAGATTCTCAGATTGCTATAGGGAACATCTATGCAGGGCAGGGTAAAAACAAGGAAGCGGTAAAAAAATGCAGCGAAGGATTTACCATTGCTCAAAAAATAGGATCCCTAAGTTTGAAAAAAGATGCTTGCGACTGTCTTTATCATTCATATAAAACACTTGGAGATGATAAGAAAGCTCTTACCTACTATGAGAAATCAAACATTTTTGAAGATAGCTTAAACTCCAAAGAGACATCTAACAGGATGATGAACATGGAGTTCCAGAAACAGCAGCTGACGGACAGTATTGCCTATGTAAAGAAAGAACATACTATTCAGATCAAACATAAAGAGGAGGTACAGAAAAAGGAAAAACAAAGAAATGCCATTATTATTTCTTTAGGTTTCATTCTTGTTTTAGCTGGAGGCTTATGGAACAGGCTCAACTTTGTCAAAAAGTCTAGAGAAGCACTTAGAATAGAGAAAGATCGCTCAGAAGAACTACTGCTGAATATCCTTCCGGAAGAAATTGCTGAAGAACTAAAGCAAAAAGGAAGTGTCAATGCCAGGGATTTCAATCTGGTATCCATTCTCTTTACCGATTTTAAATCCTTCACACAAACTGCTGAAAAAATGTCTCCTCAGAGTTTGGTTGAAGAAATTAACGTTTGCTTTAAAGCTTTTGATCTCATCTCCGAAAAATATAAGATTGAAAAAATAAAAACAATAGGTGATTCCTATATGGCTGCAGGAGGAATTCCGAAACCTGATCAAAATTCATTGAAGAATATTGTTTTAGCCGGGCTGGAAATGCAGGATTTTATGGCGGAAAGGAAAAATGAAAATATGCAAACCAATAGACCTGCTTTTGAAATGCGGCTAGGAATTCATGCGGGGCCTATTGTCGCAGGAATTGTAGGGGTTAAAAAATTCCAGTATGATGTATGGGGAGACACTGTAAACACTGCCAGCCGAATAGAAAGCAACGGTATGGTAGGGAAAGTAAACATTAGCGAATCACTTTATCTCCTTATAAAAAATGAAGACTGTTTTAGCTTTGAATACCGTGGAAACATTCAGGCAAAAGGAAAAGGTGAACTTAAGATGTATTTTGTAGAGGCTAATTTATGA
- a CDS encoding DUF3127 domain-containing protein, giving the protein MELQGTVKKLFDAQTFASGFQKREMVILTQEQYPQPINIEFLSDKINLLDNLKEGENVKVGINIRGREWVSPQGETKYFNSITGWRVEKVSDISSEPTQAMPQHSASPASNENPFAGDDDDDLPF; this is encoded by the coding sequence ATGGAATTACAAGGAACGGTAAAGAAACTTTTTGATGCTCAAACATTTGCGAGCGGGTTTCAAAAAAGAGAAATGGTTATTTTGACCCAGGAACAGTATCCACAGCCGATAAACATAGAATTTTTATCTGATAAAATCAATTTATTAGATAACCTTAAAGAAGGAGAGAATGTAAAGGTTGGAATCAACATCAGAGGAAGAGAATGGGTTTCTCCTCAAGGTGAAACCAAATACTTCAACTCTATTACAGGTTGGAGAGTAGAGAAAGTTTCTGATATTTCATCAGAGCCTACTCAGGCTATGCCTCAGCATTCAGCTTCTCCAGCTTCTAATGAGAATCCGTTTGCCGGAGATGACGATGATGATTTACCTTTTTAA
- the aat gene encoding leucyl/phenylalanyl-tRNA--protein transferase — translation MVRLDENEISFPDPELYDGHEGLIAFGGDLSVERIWFAYQLGIFPWYNPDEEILWWCPDPRFVLYPEEIKVSKSMRKILNKDVFTFSENQNFREVIKNCQQANRKGQTGTWLSDELMNSFIKLHQYGLAKSIEVWQNGELVGGFYGLQIGNVFCGESMFAKVSNASKAGFIQFVERNKNNIELIDCQSHTDHLESLGAKMISKKEFLKILHENNERR, via the coding sequence ATGGTCCGACTAGACGAAAACGAGATTTCATTCCCCGACCCTGAGCTTTATGATGGTCACGAGGGATTGATTGCCTTTGGTGGTGATCTGTCCGTAGAGCGCATCTGGTTCGCCTATCAATTAGGGATTTTCCCCTGGTATAATCCTGATGAAGAAATTCTGTGGTGGTGCCCGGATCCGAGATTTGTTCTGTATCCTGAAGAGATAAAGGTTTCAAAATCTATGAGAAAGATATTAAACAAAGATGTATTTACTTTCTCCGAGAATCAGAATTTCAGGGAAGTAATCAAAAACTGCCAGCAGGCAAACAGAAAGGGGCAGACAGGAACCTGGCTTTCTGATGAACTGATGAATTCTTTTATCAAGCTGCATCAATATGGTTTAGCCAAAAGTATTGAAGTATGGCAGAATGGTGAATTGGTGGGTGGTTTTTATGGACTTCAAATTGGAAATGTCTTCTGTGGCGAAAGTATGTTTGCAAAGGTAAGTAATGCCTCAAAAGCAGGTTTCATTCAATTTGTAGAACGTAATAAAAATAATATTGAATTAATTGATTGCCAGTCTCATACTGATCATCTTGAAAGCTTAGGAGCGAAAATGATTTCTAAAAAAGAATTTCTAAAAATCTTACACGAAAATAATGAACGCAGATAA
- a CDS encoding DMT family transporter, with product MNADKEKWVLLAVLSIIWGSSFILIKKSLEHFNPFQVGSLRVLIAGIILLPIAISNYKLFPKKHLKWLILAAFTGNFIPMFLFPIAETEISSSIAGIINSMMPIFVIIVGALVWKFETTKKQITGTIISFAGVCILAFGGSDSGEFKLIPILLLLLATLCYALSTTTVKSKLMTVSSSVLSAFVFSFILFLPSLLALTSTGFFSEFSFSKDNMTGLMFVSLLSIFGTGLAMMMNYRLLKVSTPLFASTVTLVMPIVAIIWGIIDGEKLTYLQFIGAGIIIAGLIFLRTNPKK from the coding sequence ATGAACGCAGATAAAGAAAAGTGGGTTCTTCTGGCGGTCCTGAGTATTATTTGGGGCTCCTCATTTATTTTAATCAAGAAATCACTGGAACATTTTAATCCGTTTCAGGTAGGATCTTTAAGGGTTCTTATTGCCGGGATTATTTTACTTCCTATTGCCATTTCCAACTACAAACTGTTTCCGAAAAAGCATTTGAAATGGCTTATTCTGGCTGCTTTTACGGGAAATTTTATCCCTATGTTTCTTTTTCCAATTGCTGAAACTGAGATAAGCAGCAGTATTGCGGGGATTATCAATTCTATGATGCCTATTTTTGTCATTATTGTAGGAGCATTAGTCTGGAAATTCGAAACTACAAAAAAACAAATTACAGGAACGATAATAAGCTTTGCCGGAGTATGTATTCTTGCATTCGGCGGTAGTGACAGCGGAGAATTCAAATTGATTCCTATTTTACTTTTACTATTGGCAACGTTATGCTATGCACTAAGTACAACGACTGTAAAATCAAAATTGATGACAGTTTCCTCCTCTGTTTTATCTGCTTTTGTTTTCTCTTTTATTTTATTTTTACCCTCTCTTCTGGCCTTGACAAGTACTGGATTTTTTTCTGAATTCAGCTTTTCAAAAGATAATATGACTGGACTAATGTTTGTCAGTCTGCTATCTATTTTCGGGACAGGCCTGGCTATGATGATGAATTATCGTCTGCTGAAGGTTTCCACTCCCCTTTTTGCTTCAACCGTCACTTTGGTGATGCCTATTGTAGCAATTATCTGGGGAATTATTGACGGTGAAAAGCTGACCTATCTTCAGTTTATAGGGGCAGGAATTATCATTGCCGGATTGATATTTTTACGAACAAATCCAAAGAAATAA
- a CDS encoding tetratricopeptide repeat protein, giving the protein MEEYFGNELVKKFEEMMENNDEFYFDTEELEDIIVYYLELGDFNYADRAVNYGLKLHPNSLDIKIKKLEILLEWEEYNTAKSLINELKGSSMENTDFLVCYAKYYSSLGNPRKSIEICKKALTLEEEENFLHNFIADEYVNLGDPFNALKHYRKALKEDPTDEYSLENCMVCFSDLNKSEEAIAFLNEYLDEFSYSETAWFEYGQFYFNRKNYDEAIKGYDYLLAINSSSVGVYANKAACYEALGQYQKAIETYEEMLELEYTKAFTFYKIGLCNKALKQPILALNSFQKSLREDPQFYLAMMEQSYLYEEMGGMSEALHYAKEATQLNESNLDYQKRLAFLFIDSGKFEESLSCLKILVDAEPTRFYNWYAYSEVLMLVGEYEDAVTVLNSAIKNHYRAELFYQLSNCYFNLKEQDKGIESLQKALELDPSLVKDMQKKYPFIKDEVKKVKASKVKKKS; this is encoded by the coding sequence TTGGAAGAGTATTTTGGAAATGAACTTGTAAAAAAGTTCGAGGAAATGATGGAAAACAATGACGAATTCTACTTCGATACCGAAGAACTGGAAGATATCATTGTTTATTATTTGGAGCTTGGAGATTTTAATTACGCCGATAGGGCTGTTAATTATGGATTGAAGCTTCATCCCAATTCATTGGATATCAAGATCAAAAAACTTGAAATTCTTTTGGAGTGGGAAGAATATAATACTGCGAAAAGCCTTATCAATGAGCTGAAAGGTTCCTCTATGGAAAATACAGACTTTTTGGTTTGCTACGCCAAGTATTATTCGAGTTTAGGAAATCCTAGAAAATCCATTGAGATCTGCAAAAAAGCTTTAACATTAGAGGAGGAAGAAAACTTCCTTCACAACTTTATTGCAGATGAATATGTGAATCTCGGGGATCCTTTTAACGCTCTTAAACATTACAGAAAAGCACTGAAGGAAGATCCAACGGATGAATACTCGCTGGAAAACTGTATGGTGTGTTTCAGTGACCTGAATAAGAGTGAGGAGGCTATTGCCTTTCTAAATGAATATTTAGATGAATTCTCGTATTCTGAAACCGCATGGTTTGAGTATGGACAATTCTATTTCAACAGGAAAAATTATGATGAAGCAATAAAAGGCTATGATTATCTGTTGGCAATCAACTCCAGCTCTGTTGGAGTATATGCTAATAAAGCGGCCTGTTATGAAGCTTTAGGACAATATCAGAAAGCCATTGAGACTTATGAGGAAATGCTTGAGCTGGAATATACGAAGGCATTTACTTTCTATAAGATCGGCTTATGTAATAAAGCCTTAAAACAGCCAATTTTAGCTTTAAACTCATTCCAGAAATCACTGAGAGAAGATCCTCAGTTTTATCTTGCAATGATGGAGCAGTCTTATCTGTACGAAGAAATGGGCGGAATGTCTGAAGCATTGCATTATGCTAAAGAAGCTACCCAGCTGAATGAAAGTAATCTTGACTATCAGAAAAGATTGGCTTTCCTATTCATTGATTCAGGAAAATTTGAAGAAAGTCTTTCCTGTCTTAAAATATTGGTTGATGCAGAACCTACAAGATTCTACAACTGGTATGCTTATTCAGAAGTGTTGATGCTGGTAGGTGAATATGAAGATGCAGTAACAGTATTGAATAGCGCAATAAAAAATCATTATAGAGCAGAACTGTTTTATCAGCTGAGTAATTGCTATTTTAACCTGAAAGAACAGGATAAAGGAATAGAATCTCTTCAGAAAGCTTTGGAGCTGGATCCGTCTTTGGTTAAAGATATGCAGAAAAAATATCCATTCATTAAAGATGAGGTGAAAAAAGTGAAAGCCAGTAAGGTGAAGAAAAAGAGCTAG
- a CDS encoding zinc-binding alcohol dehydrogenase family protein: MKAAVVFEKGAIPQYADFPEPELTKENEVLVHVKAASIKNLDRARAGGNHYSTGHEEHKPTVIGSDGVGHLDNGDSVYFFSKKGTVAEKAVADKKMMVEIPQGLDFSIAAALPNAVMGSAMALKFRAGIQPGNTVLINGATGITGKIAVQIARIYGAQKIIVTGRNEESLKSLLALGADEIISLQLNDDDFKKAIKKSHSETPVDIILDYLWGHSVEMILAAFKGDGTFSHKTKLITIGGMSGDTIQLSSQILRGTDIQISGSGLGSWTREESALLFSEIIPEMFQAAADGKIKIETKEVDIKEIESAWNAEIPGGKRLVVRI; this comes from the coding sequence ATGAAAGCAGCAGTCGTATTTGAAAAAGGTGCTATCCCTCAATATGCAGATTTTCCGGAGCCGGAACTAACAAAAGAAAACGAAGTCCTGGTTCATGTAAAAGCAGCTTCTATTAAAAATCTTGACAGAGCAAGGGCGGGAGGAAACCATTATTCTACAGGCCACGAAGAACATAAGCCCACTGTTATCGGCTCGGATGGGGTAGGCCACCTCGACAACGGTGACAGTGTTTATTTCTTCAGTAAGAAAGGAACAGTAGCAGAAAAAGCAGTAGCAGATAAAAAAATGATGGTTGAGATCCCTCAAGGACTTGATTTTTCTATAGCAGCAGCATTACCCAATGCAGTAATGGGATCTGCAATGGCATTAAAATTCAGAGCAGGGATACAGCCCGGAAATACAGTACTTATTAACGGAGCAACAGGAATTACAGGCAAGATAGCAGTTCAGATAGCCAGAATTTATGGCGCTCAAAAAATAATTGTTACCGGAAGAAATGAAGAATCCCTGAAGTCTCTCCTTGCATTGGGAGCAGATGAAATAATTTCCCTCCAGCTGAATGATGATGACTTTAAAAAAGCAATTAAAAAAAGTCATTCTGAAACACCCGTTGATATCATTCTGGACTATCTATGGGGGCATTCTGTGGAGATGATCCTGGCTGCCTTCAAAGGAGACGGAACATTTTCCCATAAAACAAAGCTGATTACAATAGGAGGAATGAGCGGTGATACCATTCAGCTTTCTTCCCAAATTCTTAGAGGTACCGATATTCAGATCTCAGGATCTGGCCTGGGAAGCTGGACAAGAGAGGAGTCTGCCCTTTTATTTTCGGAAATTATTCCGGAAATGTTTCAGGCAGCTGCGGATGGGAAAATTAAAATAGAAACAAAAGAGGTTGATATCAAAGAGATCGAATCAGCATGGAACGCTGAGATACCAGGCGGAAAAAGGCTGGTGGTAAGAATTTAA
- a CDS encoding Crp/Fnr family transcriptional regulator, producing MFEHIKNRFPFPKEKWRKFLGCFERMEVPAKTLLLKEGEVSYHAYYIKKGIVRAWYNNDGKDVTFQFFLENTMFSSLESFKKGLPSMVSFETIEPCILYKINKPDVEAFLEDVYENKDLRTLFMDALFERIFDYMKHFFSFIKDTPQQRYINLAQQKPEIIKRVPQHYIASYLGVTTVHLSRIKSKILKETSL from the coding sequence ATGTTTGAGCATATTAAAAACAGATTCCCTTTTCCGAAAGAAAAATGGAGGAAGTTCCTAGGCTGCTTTGAGCGGATGGAGGTTCCTGCCAAAACCCTGCTTTTAAAAGAAGGAGAAGTTTCATATCATGCTTACTACATTAAAAAAGGAATTGTAAGAGCCTGGTATAACAACGACGGAAAGGATGTAACCTTTCAGTTTTTTCTTGAAAACACAATGTTCTCATCGCTGGAAAGCTTTAAAAAAGGATTGCCAAGCATGGTTTCTTTCGAAACAATAGAGCCTTGTATCTTGTATAAAATAAATAAACCTGATGTAGAAGCATTTCTGGAAGATGTTTATGAAAATAAAGACCTTCGAACGCTGTTTATGGATGCCCTTTTTGAAAGGATATTCGATTACATGAAACACTTCTTTTCATTCATAAAAGATACTCCTCAGCAGCGCTATATTAATCTGGCTCAGCAAAAACCTGAGATCATTAAAAGGGTTCCCCAGCATTATATTGCATCATATCTGGGCGTTACAACCGTCCATCTCAGCAGGATAAAAAGCAAAATCCTGAAAGAAACATCCCTCTGA
- the glmM gene encoding phosphoglucosamine mutase, whose amino-acid sequence MSLIKSISGIRGTIGGKVNDNLTPLDVVKFASAFGTWLQNNKNKKDLTLIIGRDARISGQMVSSLVTATLQGLGINVIDLGLSTTPTVEIMVPELNADGGIILTASHNPKQWNALKLLNEKGEFITGENGADVLALAESEDFNYAEVDNLGKYETRDDAFDIHIQQILDLPMVDVEAIKAKKFKVVLDAVNSTGGIAIPMLLDKLGCETIKLYCDPTGHFPHNPEPLKEHLGDICELVKKEKADLGVVVDPDVDRLALIDEKGEMFGEEYTLVAVADYLLKHKNGAAISNLSSSRALRDVAHTHNSEYFASAVGEVNVVTLMKEKNAVIGGEGNGGIIYPELHYGRDSLVGVALFLTHLAKENKTVSELRAGYPSYFMGKKKIELTPEIDVDAILGKMEKEYQNEEVSTVDGVKIDFENNWVHLRKSNTEPIIRIYTEAKSQEEADKLGDDIIAKIKSLI is encoded by the coding sequence ATGTCGTTAATAAAATCTATTTCAGGGATTCGCGGAACCATAGGCGGAAAAGTAAATGATAACCTTACCCCACTTGATGTGGTGAAATTCGCTTCCGCATTCGGGACCTGGCTTCAGAATAATAAAAATAAAAAAGATCTGACTCTTATTATCGGTAGAGATGCGAGAATATCAGGTCAGATGGTCTCTTCTCTGGTTACAGCAACATTACAGGGGTTGGGTATAAATGTGATTGATTTAGGTCTTTCTACAACACCTACAGTGGAGATAATGGTTCCTGAGCTTAATGCAGACGGAGGAATTATCCTTACGGCTTCTCACAATCCAAAACAATGGAATGCCCTTAAACTATTAAATGAAAAAGGAGAATTCATCACCGGTGAAAACGGAGCCGATGTATTGGCGCTGGCAGAAAGTGAAGACTTCAACTATGCAGAAGTAGATAATCTAGGGAAATATGAAACCAGAGATGATGCATTTGATATTCACATCCAGCAGATTCTTGACCTTCCAATGGTAGATGTGGAAGCTATTAAAGCAAAAAAATTCAAAGTAGTACTGGATGCAGTAAACTCTACAGGAGGGATTGCAATTCCAATGCTTTTAGATAAACTGGGATGTGAAACCATCAAGCTGTATTGTGATCCAACAGGTCACTTTCCACATAACCCGGAACCTTTGAAAGAACATTTGGGGGACATCTGTGAATTGGTAAAAAAAGAAAAAGCAGATTTAGGAGTTGTAGTAGATCCGGATGTAGACAGACTTGCTTTAATCGATGAAAAAGGCGAAATGTTTGGTGAAGAATATACATTAGTAGCCGTTGCTGATTACCTGTTGAAACATAAAAACGGTGCGGCAATCTCCAACCTTTCTTCCAGCCGTGCTCTGAGAGATGTAGCACATACCCATAATTCAGAATACTTTGCCAGTGCAGTAGGAGAAGTGAATGTAGTGACTCTGATGAAGGAGAAAAATGCTGTGATTGGTGGAGAAGGAAACGGAGGAATCATTTATCCGGAGCTGCATTATGGAAGAGACTCTTTAGTAGGAGTAGCCTTATTTTTAACGCATCTGGCAAAAGAAAATAAGACCGTTTCAGAATTAAGAGCAGGATATCCAAGCTATTTCATGGGTAAAAAGAAAATAGAACTTACCCCGGAAATAGATGTAGATGCTATTTTAGGAAAAATGGAAAAGGAATATCAGAATGAAGAAGTTTCTACCGTAGACGGAGTGAAAATAGACTTTGAAAACAATTGGGTCCACCTAAGAAAATCCAATACAGAACCTATCATCAGAATTTATACAGAAGCTAAATCTCAGGAAGAAGCAGATAAATTAGGAGATGATATCATTGCCAAAATTAAAAGTTTAATCTAA